The proteins below are encoded in one region of Pangasianodon hypophthalmus isolate fPanHyp1 chromosome 6, fPanHyp1.pri, whole genome shotgun sequence:
- the LOC128318547 gene encoding macrophage mannose receptor 1-like, translating into MSHLPSQCEVYCLLCFCICYYKSRLWIKRECWTLRWHRRVERYTELRRFVAEMKFFFCVFFLVASCGLSVGIIREYSYLNYTGNVYWYQAQWHCKNYYRDLATVTTAEEHQRLVAIGNNEESAWIGLYRTNTQNIWKWSDGEPVSYLNWQYNSPVNSFMTYDYDCTVVYRRYWTNDHCGQTHYFYCYRFLILVNESKTWEEALQYCTTNYTGLASLPYKTQLWQAKLELELTQTDSVWTGLYFMDGKWFWLNGEPLETLPGTGQPPRTLVSLPSCPARPYHCGAFNIKTNIWENRDCNEKLNFLCWR; encoded by the exons ATGTCTCACCTCCCTTCCCAGTGTGAGGTGTattgtttactttgtttttgcATATGTTATTATAAGTCACGACTCTGGATAAAACGTGAATGCTGGACACTGAGGTGGCACAGACGAGTGGAAAGATATACCGAGCTCAGACGCTTCGTAGCAGAGATgaaatttttcttttgtgttttctttctggTGGCCAGTTGTGGGTTGTCTGTAGGTATAATAAGAGAATACAGTTACCTTAATTATACAGGAAATGTGTACTGGTATCAGGCTCAATGGCACTGCAAAAACTACTACAGAGATCTGGCTACTGTCACTACTGCTGAAGAACACCAGAGACTTGTTGCCATTGGAAACAATGAAGAATCAGCCTGGATTGGGTTgtacagaacaaacacacaaaacatctggAAGTGGTCTGATGGAGAACCAGTTTCTTACTTAAACTGGCAATATAACAGTCCTGTGAATAGTTTTATGACTTATGATTATGATTGCACTGTTGTGTATAGGCGATACTGGACCAATGATCACTGTGGACAGACTCATTATTTCTACTGTTACAGATTTTTGATTTTGGTGAATGAGAGTAAGACATGGGAGGAGGCTCTTCAGTACTGCACCACTAACTACACTGGTTTGGCCTCTCTGCCCTATAAGACACAACTGTGGCAAGCAAAATTGGAGCTCGAGCTGAcccagacagacagtgtgtggaCCGGCCTGTACTTCATGGATGGAAAATGGTTCTGGCTGAATGGAGAGCCTCTAGAGACACTGCCAGGGACAGGGCAACCTCCAAGGACACTGGTTTCACTGCCATCATGTCCAGCTCGGCCTTATCACTGTGGAGCATTCAACATCAAGACAAACATCTGGGAGAACCGAGACTGCAACGAGAAGCTGAATTTTCTCTGCTGGAG atAA